Proteins from a single region of Haloplanus sp. GDY1:
- a CDS encoding alpha/beta fold hydrolase: MTDPARPRPSEGESTAVEANGVRLHVVRAGPDDGPPVLLLHGFPECWYGWQPVAGRLADAGYRVLVPDQRGYNGSEKPAGVGAYRLPTLAADAAGLLDAVGAESAHVVGHDWGAAVAWWLALDRPDRVRTLAALNVPHPTVMRRTLRRSWDQRRRSWYFGAVQVPRLPELVAAAGNYRLFERTMRESSRPGTFDDADFERYRAAWRTPGALRAMLNWYRAVVRRPPPERTDPVDPPTLVLWGARDRFLRASMARESAAYCRDGRTVLLPDATHWLHREFPGRVTDHLREGFAAAD; encoded by the coding sequence GTGACCGACCCCGCCCGTCCCCGGCCGTCCGAAGGCGAGTCGACCGCCGTCGAGGCCAACGGCGTCCGCCTCCACGTCGTCCGCGCGGGTCCGGACGACGGGCCGCCGGTCCTCCTGTTGCACGGCTTCCCCGAGTGCTGGTACGGCTGGCAGCCGGTCGCCGGGCGGCTGGCCGACGCGGGCTATCGCGTCCTCGTCCCCGACCAGCGGGGGTACAACGGGAGCGAGAAACCCGCGGGCGTGGGCGCCTACCGCCTCCCGACGCTCGCCGCCGACGCCGCGGGGCTGCTCGACGCCGTCGGCGCCGAGTCGGCCCACGTCGTCGGCCACGACTGGGGGGCCGCGGTGGCCTGGTGGTTGGCGCTCGACCGCCCCGACCGCGTCCGGACGCTCGCGGCGCTGAACGTCCCCCACCCGACGGTGATGCGTCGGACCCTGCGGCGGTCGTGGGACCAGCGCCGCCGGAGTTGGTACTTCGGTGCCGTCCAGGTGCCGCGCCTGCCCGAACTGGTCGCTGCGGCCGGGAACTACCGCCTCTTCGAGCGGACGATGCGCGAGTCGAGTCGGCCCGGCACCTTCGACGACGCCGACTTCGAGCGCTACCGGGCGGCGTGGCGGACGCCCGGCGCGCTGCGGGCGATGCTGAACTGGTACCGGGCGGTCGTGCGCCGTCCGCCCCCGGAGCGAACCGACCCGGTCGACCCCCCGACGCTCGTCCTCTGGGGCGCCCGCGACCGCTTCCTCCGCGCCTCGATGGCGAGGGAGAGCGCCGCCTACTGCCGGGACGGCCGGACCGTCCTGCTTCCCGACGCGACCCACTGGCTCCACCGCGAGTTCCCCGGACGGGTGACCGACCACCTGCGGGAGGGGTTCGCGGCGGCCGACTGA
- a CDS encoding PGF-CTERM sorting domain-containing protein, whose protein sequence is MFDVRTVFVAVLLVASVVVPVGGAAAQQGDAYAGTHVEFETTSDAIVDYSVNGDTVIESVKVQSESAAESQGTVGVDAGLSAVTELTAAAVALESNTQVGATVSVESGATMRAHDNSKGVLVVRSGGSSQYVTANVSAASQADAKSDSRVVVTSEDGTTGTFLVVGDGSVTVNERGDVAANLGSDGKLVFRSYPQGRDDADRNQERLITEGQAAAEVYLVPKTESGGDLAVDVVQYGEETTVEVTQRTEGTVEMTAERSSNQGTVVITTVSERAMGSVEDLQVTVDGEAAARASSYSELRSTVDGGDSSAFLVEERASAQANADVLVAVNHFSERRIAMQSDGGDGGDAAGGSDDGSSSDDSSGDGDAGDAESTGGNGPGFGAGAALAALLGAALIASRRV, encoded by the coding sequence ATGTTCGATGTCCGAACCGTCTTCGTAGCCGTCCTGCTCGTGGCGAGCGTGGTCGTCCCTGTCGGGGGCGCCGCGGCACAGCAGGGTGACGCCTACGCCGGAACGCACGTCGAGTTCGAGACGACCAGCGACGCGATCGTCGACTACTCGGTGAACGGCGACACCGTCATCGAGTCGGTGAAAGTGCAGTCGGAGAGTGCGGCCGAGAGTCAGGGTACCGTCGGCGTCGACGCCGGGCTCTCGGCGGTGACCGAACTCACGGCCGCCGCGGTGGCGCTCGAATCGAACACCCAGGTCGGGGCGACGGTGTCCGTCGAGAGCGGGGCGACGATGCGGGCCCACGACAACTCGAAGGGCGTCCTCGTCGTCCGATCCGGGGGCTCGTCGCAGTACGTCACCGCGAACGTCTCGGCCGCCTCGCAGGCCGACGCGAAAAGCGACAGTCGCGTGGTCGTCACGTCCGAGGACGGGACGACGGGGACGTTCCTCGTCGTCGGCGACGGGTCGGTGACCGTGAACGAGCGCGGGGACGTCGCCGCGAACCTGGGGAGCGACGGCAAACTCGTCTTCCGGTCGTACCCCCAGGGTCGCGACGACGCGGACCGGAACCAGGAGCGACTCATCACCGAGGGCCAGGCCGCCGCGGAGGTGTACCTGGTCCCGAAGACCGAGTCGGGCGGTGACCTCGCCGTCGACGTCGTGCAGTACGGCGAGGAGACGACCGTCGAGGTGACCCAGCGGACCGAGGGCACCGTCGAGATGACCGCCGAGCGGTCGTCGAACCAGGGGACGGTCGTCATCACCACCGTCTCCGAGCGGGCGATGGGCTCCGTCGAGGACCTGCAGGTGACCGTCGACGGCGAGGCGGCGGCCCGCGCCTCGTCGTACAGCGAACTCCGGAGCACCGTCGACGGCGGTGACTCCTCGGCGTTCCTCGTCGAGGAGCGGGCGAGCGCGCAGGCCAACGCGGACGTGCTCGTCGCCGTGAACCACTTCTCCGAGCGACGGATCGCGATGCAGTCGGACGGCGGCGACGGCGGTGACGCCGCCGGCGGGAGCGACGACGGAAGCAGTAGCGACGATAGCAGTGGCGACGGCGACGCCGGGGACGCGGAGTCGACCGGCGGGAACGGGCCCGGCTTCGGCGCGGGCGCCGCGCTCGCGGCCCTCCTCGGCGCGGCGCTGATCGCGTCGCGACGCGTCTGA
- a CDS encoding DUF3592 domain-containing protein, translating to MQINGPTSRIGIALTLLIGLASMGYGAYSYTTQSAALDSTVEVTATVTDTSVERNSGRRSVSYVPQVTFQYRYEGEQYASSNVYPGTLGKDFDTEAAARDVLEPYEPGETTTAYVPTDDPGDAFLEHERSNKPFLLIGVGVLFVLSAAYSAIRN from the coding sequence ATGCAGATCAACGGTCCGACGAGCCGGATCGGAATCGCCCTGACCCTGCTGATCGGACTCGCCTCGATGGGGTACGGCGCGTACAGCTACACCACGCAGTCGGCGGCGCTCGACTCCACCGTCGAGGTGACGGCGACGGTCACCGACACGTCCGTCGAGCGAAACAGCGGCAGGCGGAGCGTCTCGTACGTCCCGCAGGTGACCTTCCAGTACCGCTACGAGGGGGAGCAGTACGCCTCCTCGAACGTGTATCCGGGGACGCTCGGCAAGGACTTCGACACCGAGGCGGCCGCGAGGGACGTCCTGGAGCCGTACGAGCCGGGGGAGACGACGACGGCGTACGTGCCGACCGACGACCCCGGTGACGCCTTCCTCGAACACGAGCGGAGCAACAAGCCCTTCCTGCTGATCGGCGTGGGGGTCCTGTTCGTCCTGAGTGCGGCCTACTCGGCGATCAGGAACTAG
- a CDS encoding desampylase, whose product MTSTEPLALTAAVRDALLDHAGEGAARDPPAEVCGVLSGTRGPPDRVTDAHRVDNVAAHPRSEYELDPEATVATMDRLEAAGEEAVGFYHSHPESPARPSATDRARATWTGYVYAIVSPPETIRAYRFTGEGFDELPVQVESRE is encoded by the coding sequence GTGACTTCGACTGAGCCGCTCGCCCTCACCGCGGCCGTCCGGGACGCCCTCCTCGACCACGCCGGGGAGGGCGCCGCCCGCGACCCGCCCGCGGAGGTCTGTGGCGTCCTCTCGGGGACGCGCGGGCCGCCCGACCGGGTGACCGACGCCCACCGCGTCGACAACGTCGCCGCCCACCCCCGCAGCGAGTACGAACTCGACCCCGAGGCGACGGTGGCGACGATGGACCGCCTCGAAGCCGCGGGCGAGGAGGCCGTCGGCTTCTATCACTCCCACCCCGAGAGCCCCGCGAGGCCGAGCGCGACCGACCGGGCGCGGGCGACCTGGACCGGCTACGTCTACGCCATCGTCTCGCCGCCCGAGACGATCCGCGCCTACCGCTTCACCGGCGAGGGGTTCGACGAACTCCCGGTTCAGGTCGAGAGCCGGGAGTAG
- a CDS encoding phosphate-starvation-inducible PsiE family protein, with amino-acid sequence MTDDADADGPLEPRGRDTPLASSRVAAATNRFIHAVELVAAAVFALLFAIGVVDLMIQIGQATVRGRITDPLVVIGFIDTGLLLLIIVEVYETVIAYTQESETRRIVRLVIYTGVIAMVRKAIIFRTGEYATSQDALFAAVAYALLILGLVALLLVERGQGQRVLG; translated from the coding sequence GTGACCGACGACGCGGACGCCGACGGGCCGCTCGAACCGAGGGGGCGGGACACGCCGCTCGCGTCGAGTCGGGTGGCCGCCGCGACCAACCGGTTCATCCACGCGGTCGAACTCGTCGCCGCCGCCGTCTTCGCCCTGCTCTTTGCCATCGGCGTCGTCGACCTCATGATCCAGATCGGGCAGGCGACCGTCCGCGGCCGGATCACCGATCCGCTCGTCGTCATCGGCTTCATCGACACCGGTCTGCTCCTCCTCATCATCGTCGAGGTGTACGAGACGGTCATCGCCTACACCCAGGAGAGCGAGACGCGCCGGATCGTCCGCCTGGTCATCTACACCGGCGTCATCGCGATGGTGCGCAAGGCCATCATCTTCCGCACCGGCGAGTACGCGACGTCCCAGGACGCGCTCTTCGCCGCCGTCGCCTACGCCCTCCTCATTCTCGGACTGGTCGCCTTGCTCCTCGTCGAACGGGGGCAGGGACAGCGGGTCCTCGGGTAG
- a CDS encoding MFS transporter, producing the protein MELATRLVGEDADVVADPRFRVLLLGSVVSPMGASLVSPILDSLLPVYGVSAARIGLLMAAFTAPAVVAIPLVGMASDRVGRKPVLTAGLALFGAAGLGLAFTDDFRVAVGLRLVQGVGFTGIAPVLIAATGDLFSGEREATAQGLRFTAVGLSLATVPLLAGLLVTVAWQYPFSLFALGLPAALVVHLYFEDPAADRDGSALDARRLAALVRRPRIALVLVGRTVPSVVWFGFLTYNSIVVVQLLDGTPGVAGALVALASVASSVGGTQVGRLTAAFDTRRAPLLVGTAAAGAGLAGVALAPSLPVAGVGAVVVGAGFGVVLTLYRSTISTLAPGDLRGSLVSLGESAGRIGSTVAPILTSGAVALTTPRYGFAAAVRGTLVSLAAGSLVLGTACVLFADRALGDE; encoded by the coding sequence GTGGAACTCGCGACGCGGCTCGTCGGCGAGGACGCCGACGTGGTGGCCGACCCGCGGTTCAGGGTGCTCCTCCTCGGCAGCGTCGTCTCGCCGATGGGCGCCTCGCTGGTCTCCCCGATCCTCGACTCCCTGCTCCCCGTCTACGGCGTCTCCGCGGCGCGGATCGGCCTCCTGATGGCTGCCTTCACCGCGCCGGCCGTCGTCGCCATCCCCCTCGTCGGCATGGCCTCGGACCGCGTGGGGCGAAAGCCCGTGCTGACGGCGGGGCTCGCCCTGTTCGGCGCCGCCGGCCTCGGGCTGGCGTTCACCGACGACTTCCGGGTCGCCGTCGGCCTGCGACTCGTGCAGGGCGTCGGCTTCACCGGCATCGCGCCCGTCCTCATCGCCGCCACGGGCGACCTCTTCTCGGGCGAGCGGGAGGCGACCGCGCAGGGCCTTCGCTTCACCGCGGTCGGCCTCTCGCTCGCCACCGTCCCCCTGCTCGCCGGCCTCCTGGTCACCGTGGCGTGGCAGTATCCCTTCTCCCTGTTCGCGCTCGGCCTGCCGGCGGCGCTCGTCGTCCACCTGTACTTCGAGGACCCCGCGGCCGACCGGGACGGGAGCGCCCTCGACGCGCGCCGCCTGGCCGCCCTCGTCCGCCGGCCGCGGATCGCCCTCGTCCTCGTCGGCCGGACCGTCCCCTCCGTCGTCTGGTTCGGCTTCCTGACCTACAACTCCATCGTGGTGGTGCAGTTACTCGACGGCACGCCCGGCGTCGCGGGGGCGCTGGTCGCCCTCGCCAGCGTCGCGAGCTCCGTCGGCGGGACGCAGGTCGGGCGGCTGACCGCCGCCTTCGACACTCGGCGGGCGCCCCTGCTCGTCGGGACGGCGGCCGCGGGGGCGGGGCTGGCGGGCGTCGCGCTCGCCCCCTCGCTCCCCGTCGCCGGCGTCGGGGCCGTCGTCGTCGGCGCGGGCTTCGGCGTCGTGTTGACGCTCTACCGGAGCACCATCTCGACGCTCGCCCCCGGCGACCTCCGCGGGTCGCTCGTCAGCCTCGGCGAGTCCGCCGGCCGGATCGGCAGCACCGTCGCACCGATCCTCACGAGCGGCGCCGTCGCCCTGACCACGCCCCGGTACGGCTTCGCCGCCGCCGTCCGCGGGACGCTGGTGTCCCTCGCCGCCGGGAGCCTCGTCCTCGGGACGGCGTGTGTCCTGTTCGCGGATCGGGCGCTCGGCGACGAATAG
- a CDS encoding CPBP family intramembrane glutamic endopeptidase has product MVNELLVTGAMLHLLGGLVLATLVHQDASLRGSDRATAFGLAALVFGLVFAVGYYLRRERVGDLPSDAAARRASAVERAWGLLRSLLLIVAAFLTATAVVGLGANALVAAGLVAQGTLEYRVVGAVLQFVGFGVAVGGYLAITGERDLLQIRSPTLRHLGLIVVGVVVLVGAQLLIARLLAALSVEVAQNQVVVTGQQDPRYFLYMIPVAILLVGPFEELVFRGGVQGILRRTWGPSVAIALSSVLFGLVHWIALTGGGGSRVPYVTVAATLGLVLGYLYERTRNLVVPAVVHGLYNTVLFGAQYLVATGAV; this is encoded by the coding sequence ATGGTCAACGAACTCCTCGTGACCGGGGCGATGCTCCACCTGCTCGGCGGGCTGGTGCTCGCGACGCTCGTCCACCAGGACGCGTCGCTCCGGGGGAGCGACCGTGCGACGGCCTTCGGCCTCGCGGCGCTCGTCTTCGGCCTGGTTTTCGCCGTGGGGTACTACCTCCGTCGCGAGCGCGTGGGCGACCTGCCGTCCGACGCCGCGGCCCGGCGCGCGTCCGCGGTCGAACGGGCGTGGGGCCTGCTCCGGAGCCTCCTCCTGATCGTCGCGGCCTTCCTCACGGCGACGGCGGTGGTCGGCCTCGGGGCGAACGCGCTGGTCGCGGCCGGCCTCGTCGCCCAGGGGACGCTCGAATACCGGGTCGTCGGGGCCGTCCTCCAGTTCGTGGGCTTCGGCGTCGCCGTCGGCGGCTACCTCGCGATCACCGGAGAGCGGGACCTCCTGCAGATCCGATCCCCCACGCTCCGGCACCTGGGGCTGATCGTCGTCGGCGTCGTCGTCCTCGTGGGCGCCCAGCTCCTCATCGCGCGCCTGCTGGCGGCGCTCAGCGTCGAGGTGGCACAGAACCAGGTCGTCGTCACCGGGCAGCAGGACCCCCGCTACTTCCTCTATATGATCCCCGTCGCCATCCTGCTGGTCGGGCCGTTCGAGGAACTCGTCTTCCGCGGCGGCGTGCAGGGCATCCTCCGGCGCACCTGGGGTCCCTCGGTCGCCATCGCCCTCTCCAGCGTCCTGTTCGGCCTCGTCCACTGGATCGCGCTCACGGGCGGCGGTGGCTCCCGGGTCCCCTACGTCACCGTCGCGGCCACCCTCGGGCTCGTCCTCGGCTACCTCTACGAGCGGACGCGGAACCTCGTCGTCCCCGCGGTCGTCCACGGCCTCTACAACACCGTCCTGTTCGGCGCCCAGTACCTCGTCGCGACGGGGGCGGTTTAA
- a CDS encoding AIR synthase family protein, producing the protein MPDPGKIDREFFETHVRPRLGADRDDVRLGPTPGVDFGLLDVGDRVLALATDPVSILPDLGFERAGRFALDVVLADVAVSGLPPTHLAVSFSLPPTMSDDDFAAVWEGIHAEASALGVSVVTGHTARYEGCSFPWVGGATALAVGDAADVVRPDGARPGDDLLVTRGPAVETTGLLTTLFPDRIDLPPETLATARARLDEASCVRDALTAAAAGPVTAMHDATEGGLHGAFVEMAESAGVRFEIERDRVPVRPGVVETCAALDVDPWTATSSGSLVLTVDPAGTDDVLAALAERGTPAARVGRVAESEEGGSAHVDGERIAAPAVDSSWAAYSRLST; encoded by the coding sequence ATGCCCGACCCCGGAAAGATCGACCGCGAGTTCTTCGAGACCCACGTCCGCCCGCGACTGGGCGCCGACCGCGACGACGTGCGCCTCGGGCCGACGCCGGGCGTCGACTTCGGCCTGCTGGACGTCGGCGACCGGGTCCTCGCCCTCGCCACCGACCCCGTCTCGATCCTCCCGGACCTCGGGTTCGAACGCGCCGGGCGCTTCGCGCTCGACGTCGTCCTCGCGGACGTGGCGGTCAGCGGCCTGCCGCCCACCCACCTCGCCGTCTCCTTCTCGCTCCCGCCGACGATGAGCGACGACGACTTCGCGGCGGTCTGGGAGGGGATCCACGCGGAGGCGTCGGCCCTCGGCGTGAGCGTCGTGACCGGTCACACCGCCCGCTACGAGGGGTGTTCGTTCCCCTGGGTCGGCGGCGCGACGGCGCTGGCCGTCGGCGACGCCGCCGACGTGGTGCGCCCGGACGGCGCCCGCCCCGGCGACGACCTGCTGGTCACGAGGGGGCCGGCCGTCGAGACGACCGGGCTGTTGACGACGCTGTTCCCCGACCGCATCGACCTCCCGCCGGAGACGCTGGCGACGGCACGGGCGCGACTCGACGAGGCCAGTTGCGTCCGCGACGCCCTGACCGCCGCGGCCGCGGGGCCGGTGACCGCGATGCACGACGCCACCGAGGGCGGCCTCCACGGCGCGTTCGTCGAGATGGCCGAGAGCGCCGGCGTCCGGTTCGAAATCGAGCGGGATCGCGTCCCGGTCCGTCCCGGCGTGGTCGAGACGTGTGCCGCCCTCGACGTCGACCCCTGGACCGCGACGTCGTCGGGGTCGCTCGTGTTGACCGTCGATCCCGCCGGCACCGACGACGTGCTGGCGGCGCTGGCCGAGCGGGGCACGCCGGCCGCGCGGGTCGGCCGGGTCGCCGAGAGCGAGGAGGGCGGGAGCGCCCACGTCGACGGCGAGCGGATCGCGGCGCCGGCGGTCGACTCCTCGTGGGCCGCCTACTCCCGGCTCTCGACCTGA
- a CDS encoding glucose-6-phosphate isomerase, with protein sequence MYVDIGNALDAEPRLTRPALDRLDERVADAHGRIERGRTDAEHGYAALNLPDTADPDAVREAVSRFDDPAAVLTVGIGGSALGAATLAEALGAGLDHHVLDNVDPAAVRALLDTLPLADTVVHVVSRSGTTAETLANFLVVREAMDRAGVDWTERTLVTTGAEGNLRDLADRHDLPALDVPAGVPGRFSALSTVALPVAAIAGADLEALLAGARAEADRLAGSLFESPAYAYGAACYALERRGAGINCVMPYAESLECFAEWFAQLWAESLGKDAVGQTPARALGATDQHSQLQLYRAGPRDKLVTLVRPRERPDVPIPETELDGLAYLGGGSLGDLLDAEFRATEASLAAANCPNVRIEVDRLDERGVGELVYGLEAACVLYGELAGVETFTQPAVEWGKRAARGLLGGGDVDEADAVGEKRRLVID encoded by the coding sequence ATGTACGTCGACATCGGCAACGCGCTCGACGCCGAACCCCGGCTGACGCGGCCGGCGCTGGACCGCCTGGACGAGCGCGTCGCCGACGCCCACGGCCGGATCGAACGCGGCCGCACCGACGCCGAACACGGCTACGCGGCCCTGAACCTGCCCGACACCGCCGACCCGGACGCCGTCCGGGAGGCCGTCTCCCGCTTCGACGACCCCGCGGCGGTCCTGACCGTCGGCATCGGCGGGAGCGCCCTCGGCGCCGCGACGCTCGCCGAGGCGCTCGGGGCGGGCCTCGATCACCACGTCCTCGACAACGTCGACCCCGCCGCCGTCCGCGCGCTCCTCGATACCCTGCCGCTCGCGGACACGGTGGTCCACGTCGTCTCGCGGTCCGGCACCACTGCGGAGACGCTGGCGAACTTCCTGGTCGTCCGCGAGGCGATGGACCGCGCGGGCGTCGACTGGACCGAGCGGACGCTCGTCACGACGGGCGCCGAGGGCAACCTCCGCGACCTGGCCGACCGGCACGACCTGCCCGCCCTCGACGTGCCCGCGGGCGTCCCCGGCCGCTTCTCGGCGCTCTCGACGGTCGCGCTCCCGGTCGCGGCCATCGCGGGCGCCGACCTGGAGGCCCTGCTCGCCGGTGCCCGCGCCGAGGCCGACCGGCTCGCGGGGTCGCTGTTCGAGTCGCCCGCCTACGCCTACGGCGCCGCCTGCTACGCGCTGGAGCGCCGGGGCGCGGGGATCAACTGCGTGATGCCCTACGCCGAGTCCCTGGAGTGCTTCGCCGAGTGGTTCGCCCAGCTGTGGGCCGAGAGCCTGGGCAAGGACGCCGTCGGCCAGACGCCCGCCCGGGCGCTCGGCGCCACCGACCAGCACTCCCAGTTGCAGCTCTACCGCGCCGGCCCCCGCGACAAGCTCGTCACGCTCGTCCGGCCGCGGGAGCGCCCCGACGTGCCCATCCCCGAGACGGAACTCGACGGCCTCGCCTACCTCGGCGGCGGGAGCCTCGGCGACCTGCTCGACGCGGAGTTCCGGGCGACGGAGGCGAGCCTCGCGGCCGCGAACTGCCCGAACGTCCGGATCGAGGTGGACCGACTCGACGAGCGCGGCGTGGGCGAACTCGTCTACGGGCTGGAGGCGGCCTGCGTGTTGTACGGCGAACTCGCCGGCGTCGAGACGTTCACCCAGCCGGCGGTGGAGTGGGGGAAACGCGCCGCGCGGGGCCTGCTCGGCGGCGGCGACGTCGACGAGGCCGACGCGGTGGGCGAGAAGCGCCGTCTCGTCATCGACTGA
- a CDS encoding NUDIX hydrolase — protein sequence MSANEGGDAGTAGRHPNAEQEVIAVDADDQEQGTVNRLDAHTGDGVRHRAFTALVFDGEGRILLAQRAPGKRLWDTHWDGTVASHPRPGESQKEATRKRLVDELGVTSDQYSDLRVTDKFEYKRYYENAGLEWEVCSVLQCTLDDTTLDPDESEVAGRLWVEYDHLHDNPAWYRQLRLCPWFEIAMRRDFD from the coding sequence ATGAGTGCGAACGAGGGCGGCGACGCCGGGACGGCGGGGCGACACCCCAACGCCGAACAGGAGGTCATCGCCGTCGACGCCGACGATCAGGAGCAGGGGACGGTCAACCGCCTCGACGCCCACACCGGCGACGGCGTCCGCCACCGCGCCTTCACCGCCCTCGTCTTCGACGGCGAGGGGCGGATCCTGCTGGCCCAGCGCGCGCCGGGCAAGCGCCTCTGGGACACCCACTGGGACGGCACCGTCGCCTCCCACCCCCGACCGGGGGAGAGCCAGAAGGAGGCCACCCGGAAGCGCCTCGTCGACGAACTCGGCGTCACCTCCGACCAGTACAGCGACCTCCGGGTGACGGACAAGTTCGAGTACAAACGCTACTACGAGAACGCCGGCCTGGAGTGGGAGGTCTGCTCCGTGCTGCAGTGTACCCTCGACGACACGACCCTCGACCCCGACGAGTCGGAGGTCGCCGGCCGACTGTGGGTGGAGTACGACCACCTCCACGACAACCCCGCCTGGTACCGACAGCTCCGCCTCTGTCCGTGGTTCGAGATCGCGATGCGCCGTGACTTCGACTGA
- a CDS encoding AAA family ATPase — protein sequence MTDAGIPESEHADHVPPLSVSAAATLTDRIIDNVEEVIVGQHDAIEHILVAALARGHLLLEDVPGVGKTVLGRAVATSVDCSFKRVQFTPDLLPSDVTGVNVFNQKTREFEFRPGPVFANVVLGDEINRAPPKTQAALLEAMAEEQVTVDGETRSLPDPFIVIATQNDVEPGRTYDLPMAEIDRFMKKLRLGYPSEDEETALLERVAGDHPIESLDPVASLDDLRGARRTVANVTLSEPVRRYVSRLATHTRENATLGVSPRGAIALVRAAQARAVLNGRDYVVPDDVQTEAPSVWSHRIDADGPGRDVVDAALTAVAVE from the coding sequence ATGACGGACGCAGGCATCCCGGAATCGGAGCACGCGGATCACGTACCGCCGCTGTCGGTGTCCGCCGCCGCGACGCTCACCGACCGAATCATCGACAACGTCGAGGAGGTGATCGTCGGCCAGCACGACGCCATCGAGCACATCCTCGTCGCGGCGCTCGCACGCGGCCACCTCCTCCTGGAGGACGTGCCGGGCGTCGGCAAGACGGTCCTCGGGCGCGCGGTCGCCACCTCCGTCGACTGCTCGTTCAAGCGCGTCCAGTTCACGCCCGACCTCCTGCCCTCCGACGTCACCGGCGTCAACGTGTTCAACCAGAAGACCCGGGAGTTCGAGTTCCGACCCGGGCCGGTGTTCGCGAACGTCGTCCTCGGCGACGAGATCAACCGCGCGCCGCCGAAGACGCAGGCCGCCCTGCTGGAGGCGATGGCCGAAGAGCAGGTGACCGTCGACGGGGAGACCCGCTCGCTGCCCGATCCCTTCATCGTCATCGCGACGCAGAACGACGTCGAACCGGGGCGGACCTACGACCTGCCGATGGCCGAAATCGACCGCTTCATGAAGAAACTCCGCCTGGGGTATCCGAGCGAGGACGAGGAGACCGCGCTGTTGGAACGGGTCGCGGGCGACCACCCCATCGAGTCGCTCGACCCCGTCGCGAGCCTGGACGACCTCCGTGGCGCCCGGCGGACCGTCGCGAACGTCACGCTGAGCGAGCCCGTCCGGCGCTACGTCTCGCGGCTGGCGACCCACACCCGCGAGAACGCCACCCTCGGCGTGAGTCCGCGGGGGGCCATCGCGCTCGTCCGCGCCGCCCAGGCCCGGGCAGTGCTGAACGGCCGCGACTACGTCGTCCCGGACGACGTGCAGACCGAGGCACCGAGCGTCTGGAGCCACCGCATCGACGCCGACGGACCGGGGCGCGACGTCGTCGACGCCGCGCTGACGGCCGTCGCGGTCGAGTGA